A region of the Geomonas subterranea genome:
CGTAGCGCTGGCGCTGGTCACGCGCCGGCCTCTTGCACGCGGAACAGAGTCTCTTCGCCAGGCGCTGGGCCACGATGCCCAAGAGCGCGTCCGAGAAGTTGAAGGGGTCCATCCCCATCTCGATCAGGCGCACCGCCGCCTCGGGGGCGGAGTTGGTGTGCAGCGTGGAGAAGACCAGGTGGCCGGTGAGCGAGGCCTCGATGGCGATCTTCGAGGTTTCGGCGTCGCGCATCTCCCCGATCATGATCACGTCGGGATCGGCGCGCAAAAAGGAGCGCAGCGCCTCGGCGAAGGTGAAGCCTATCTTGGCGTTCACCTGTACCTGGCAAAGCCCCGCCTGGGTGATCTCCACGGGGTCCTCGGCGGTCCAGATCTTGCGCTCCTGGGTGTTGATGTGCCCCAGCGCGGAGTGCAGCGTCGTGGTCTTGCCGGAGCCGGTGGGGCCGACGCAGAGTATGATGCCGTGCGGCTTGTCGAGGATGTCGACGAAGCGCTCCAGGTTGTGCGGCAACAGCGCCAGCCCCGCCAGGGGAAGCGGCTTCGACGCCGCCAGGAGCCTCAACACCGCCCCCTCCCGGCCGCCGACCATGGGGGTGATCTCGACGCGGTATTCCAGCATCTGTTGCCGGTAGCGGAGCAGGATCTTGCCGCTTTGCGGCCGGCGCCGCTCGGCGATGTTCAGGTCGGCCATGATCTTGATGCGCACCGTTATGGCACCCTTGTAGGAGGCGGAGACCTTGTGGGCGTGGATGCATTCGCCGTCGATCCGGTAGCGGATGTTGAGCGGCTCGTTGCCGGCCCCCGGCTCGAAGTGGATGTCGGAGGCGCCCCGCCGGTAGGCGTCGATCAGGATCCGGTTCACCAGGGAGATGATCTTTGAGTCGGGCTCGAAAAGGAGACGGGTGTCGTCCGCCTCCTCCTCAATGGTCACCGTCTCCGCCTCCCCCTTCATCGAGTTCAGCAGGGTGTCCACCGTCTCGATCCGGTTGCGGTAGTACTTGTCGATGGCGGCGAGGATCTGGCGCGACGGGGCGACCACCAGCTCGGGCGCGAAATTGGTGGAGAACCTCAGGTTGTCCCCGATGGTGAGGTCGGTGGGGGCGCAGGTGGCGACCACCAGCTTCCTCCCCTCCAGCGAGATGGGGAAGACCTTGAGGCGGGTGGCGAGCCCCTCGGAAATGGCGCCCAGGGCGGCCTCGGCCGGGACCACCGTCTCCAGGTCCACGAAGCGGAGCCGGAACTTGGTCGCCAGCGCCGACAGGAGCTGCTCCTCGGTGATCAACCCCTTCATGATGAGGAGTTCGCCCACCTGCAGCTTCTTCCCCTTCTGGCTTTTGAAGGCGGCCTCCACCTGTTCCCTGGTCACCAGCCCAGACTCGACCAGTATGTCCCCCACGCGCGCGTGGTGTATCTCGTTGCTTTGTGCCTGCTCGTGCATCTCGCCCTCGTCTACCGCGTCGGCCAGCAGGATGGTGGCATCCTGTTCCCCGCGGTTCGCCTGCTCCTGTTCCTGCTGCTGCTTCAGCGCCGCCTCCAGTTTATCCGTGGAGACGAATCCCTGGTCCTGGAGGATCTGCCCGGTATAGCGGGCATCCTGGCGGTAGCGCACCCCGGTGTCGGTGAAGAAGAAGGTCTGGTAGCTCTCCCCCTCACCCGGCAAGAGCCCCAGAAAGCCCTTCAGGAACTTGCCGTTGGCCGGCACGCTGACCCGGAAGGTCTCGCCGGCGATGGTCTGCACCTCCTCCATCGTCTCGCTGCCGCCGTGCCCGATGCCGGCAGGGGGGCTCAGGAAGCGGATGTAGCAGATCTCGTCCAACGAGAAGAGCAGCGTCTCCCTGCTCCCCTCGGTAAGCACCTCGACATCGGTATCCTGATATTTGAAGGAACGGGTCAGCACCCCCTTGATCTCGTCCCCGGTCTTGAGCTTTATGGTCAGTTCGTTCATGTCCCCCCCCGGCGCGCGCTACGGCGCTCCGCCTACCAGATGCCGCGCGGTTCCCCCCTCCAGGGTTTCCGCCGCGGCGCTGTGCGACTGCAGGTGATCCTCGTCCGTGAAGAACCGGGCGACGCGCTCCGCGTTCACCGGCCGCGACACCAGGAAGCCCTGGATCTCGTGGCACCCCTGGTCCTTCAGTGCCTCCAGCTGTTCCACCGACTCCACCCCCTCTGCCACGATCTGCATCTTGAGACTCTTCGCCATGGCG
Encoded here:
- a CDS encoding GspE/PulE family protein, whose product is MNELTIKLKTGDEIKGVLTRSFKYQDTDVEVLTEGSRETLLFSLDEICYIRFLSPPAGIGHGGSETMEEVQTIAGETFRVSVPANGKFLKGFLGLLPGEGESYQTFFFTDTGVRYRQDARYTGQILQDQGFVSTDKLEAALKQQQEQEQANRGEQDATILLADAVDEGEMHEQAQSNEIHHARVGDILVESGLVTREQVEAAFKSQKGKKLQVGELLIMKGLITEEQLLSALATKFRLRFVDLETVVPAEAALGAISEGLATRLKVFPISLEGRKLVVATCAPTDLTIGDNLRFSTNFAPELVVAPSRQILAAIDKYYRNRIETVDTLLNSMKGEAETVTIEEEADDTRLLFEPDSKIISLVNRILIDAYRRGASDIHFEPGAGNEPLNIRYRIDGECIHAHKVSASYKGAITVRIKIMADLNIAERRRPQSGKILLRYRQQMLEYRVEITPMVGGREGAVLRLLAASKPLPLAGLALLPHNLERFVDILDKPHGIILCVGPTGSGKTTTLHSALGHINTQERKIWTAEDPVEITQAGLCQVQVNAKIGFTFAEALRSFLRADPDVIMIGEMRDAETSKIAIEASLTGHLVFSTLHTNSAPEAAVRLIEMGMDPFNFSDALLGIVAQRLAKRLCSACKRPARDQRQRYDEVVASLGQIVGERKEVVPDFKEANFMTAVGCEECGGTGYKGRIALHELMVGTDKVKTAIRRGVGMDELRGIAMDEGMWTLKMDGLVKVLQGETDLEQILKVCM